A stretch of Macrobrachium rosenbergii isolate ZJJX-2024 chromosome 12, ASM4041242v1, whole genome shotgun sequence DNA encodes these proteins:
- the LOC136844126 gene encoding uncharacterized protein, whose protein sequence is MGPLPPSEGYRYLFTRYHEPKEMPIRQQTAEGCVKALIGWVSRHEVPQVITSDWGGQLQYSLWHTLADSLGTKIVHTMTYNPEANGIIKRIHRSLKASLTARCQGRSWREELPWVLPDLRTSTHSAFNASPAEALYGQAIALLADIFQHPTSLTSPSNICKALERIMPAKMTYNMAKKVYIPNELQNMKCVHTSGRT, encoded by the coding sequence ATGGGCCCTCTACCTCCCTCCGAGGGatacagatacctgttcaccagATACCATGAGCCAAAAGAAATGCCAATACGGCAACAGACGGCAGAGGgttgtgtgaaagctctcataGGATGGGTTAGCAGACATGAAGTCCCACAAGTCATCACAAGTGATTGGGGGGGCCAACTTCAATACAGTTTATGGCACACCCTtgcagacagtttggggacaaaaATAGTGCACACAATGAcctacaacccagaagccaaTGGCATCATCAAAAGGATACATCGATCTTTGAAAGCATCTCTCACCGCCAGATGTCAAGGCAGGAGCTGGAGAGAAGAGTTACCTTGGGTCCTACCAGACCTGAGAACATCAACACACTCAGCATTCaacgcatctccagcagaagccctgtaCGGACAAGCAATAGCATTGCTGGCAGACATTTTTCAACACCCAACAAGCCTGACATCCCCATCCAACATCTGTAAAGCATTGGAACGGATAATGCCGGCCAAGATGACGTACAACATGGCCAAAAAAGTGTACATTCCCAACGAGCTGCAGAACATGAAATGTGTTCATACGAGTGGACGCACATAG